The Actinomycetota bacterium genome has a window encoding:
- a CDS encoding MogA/MoaB family molybdenum cofactor biosynthesis protein, which produces MGTPVTRALAITVSTRAAQGVRTDLSGLALVAGLRAMNFEVDGPVVVSDGPPVEEALLAGVAKTYDLIITTGGTGLTPTDATPEATSRVIESQVPGIPEALRADGLRRGIPTAMLSRGIAGTVGATLVINLPGSPGAVRDALEVLQPILAHAVDQLGGADHSS; this is translated from the coding sequence TTGGGTACGCCCGTGACGCGCGCGCTTGCCATCACCGTTTCCACGCGAGCGGCCCAAGGAGTGCGTACGGATCTCTCTGGCCTCGCACTGGTCGCAGGCTTGCGCGCAATGAACTTCGAAGTGGACGGTCCTGTGGTGGTCAGCGACGGTCCACCAGTAGAAGAAGCATTGCTTGCAGGTGTCGCGAAGACCTACGACCTGATTATCACCACCGGCGGAACTGGGTTGACTCCGACGGATGCCACTCCTGAGGCAACATCTCGAGTCATTGAAAGCCAAGTACCGGGGATTCCGGAGGCACTTCGAGCCGACGGTCTGCGCAGGGGTATCCCGACCGCCATGCTCTCGCGGGGAATAGCGGGCACGGTTGGCGCCACACTGGTCATCAACCTGCCCGGTTCGCCAGGCGCAGTGCGGGACGCACTTGAGGTGCTCCAGCCGATCCTGGCGCATGCGGTCGATCAGCTCGGCGGCGCAGACCACAGCAGCTAG
- a CDS encoding copper resistance protein CopC: MKKHGIFARLAGFTAIIALSVLGILGFGAASAQAHTELISSTPANGAVLDAAPASVTFFFEEALIPDLDTVSINDEKGLNISSQKVTPTGDQLSIPWPVGLPAGKYQVAYRVVSEDGHPVNNSITFEYGGAVPVPTASPALVSNTDVESSAAVLLIVAGVGLLAISIAVIYVLMKRRG; the protein is encoded by the coding sequence GTGAAGAAGCACGGAATATTTGCACGCCTCGCAGGTTTCACTGCCATCATCGCGCTGTCAGTTCTCGGAATACTTGGGTTTGGTGCAGCGAGCGCTCAAGCACATACAGAACTCATCTCATCAACGCCCGCCAATGGAGCGGTTCTCGATGCCGCGCCGGCGTCGGTCACATTTTTCTTTGAGGAAGCACTGATCCCAGATTTGGATACAGTTTCCATCAATGATGAAAAGGGCCTGAATATCTCAAGCCAGAAAGTCACGCCCACCGGCGACCAACTCAGCATTCCGTGGCCTGTGGGCCTTCCAGCCGGCAAATACCAGGTTGCCTACCGCGTGGTCTCAGAAGACGGCCATCCAGTGAACAACTCGATCACATTCGAGTATGGAGGCGCAGTCCCTGTGCCAACAGCCTCTCCAGCACTCGTCAGCAACACTGACGTGGAGTCTTCTGCAGCGGTGCTACTGATCGTGGCCGGAGTTGGTTTGCTTGCAATCTCCATTGCCGTGATCTACGTGCTGATGAAGCGCAGGGGCTGA
- a CDS encoding molybdenum cofactor biosynthesis protein MoaE — MRINSQVATLAPFTAVTSAPISMSELESRVLTYEIGAAVNFVGRVRNHDHGRKVISLEYEAHPSADEVLAQIANTIAVDFDGVHIAAVHRTGKLAIGETALGVVVAAAHRGAALAACSALIEEIKASLPIWKLQTFDDGTTEWVNCL; from the coding sequence ATGCGCATTAACAGTCAAGTTGCCACGCTTGCGCCTTTCACTGCGGTCACATCCGCCCCTATCTCAATGTCCGAACTCGAATCACGAGTGCTCACTTACGAAATCGGCGCTGCGGTGAACTTCGTCGGGCGGGTGCGCAATCACGATCACGGACGCAAGGTGATTTCACTGGAATACGAGGCGCATCCCAGTGCAGATGAAGTCCTGGCACAGATAGCAAACACCATTGCTGTGGATTTCGATGGCGTGCACATCGCGGCTGTCCACCGCACCGGAAAGCTCGCAATCGGCGAGACGGCCTTGGGCGTCGTTGTCGCTGCTGCGCATCGAGGTGCGGCTCTGGCTGCGTGCAGTGCACTTATTGAAGAGATCAAGGCCTCTCTGCCTATTTGGAAACTCCAGACCTTCGACGACGGAACCACTGAGTGGGTGAATTGCCTATGA
- a CDS encoding metal ABC transporter substrate-binding protein: MRRCLTKVALLGSVAVVLSACSSSTDAPTASDKLLVATTVSPITSIASSIGGDKVSVEGIVPEGTNSHTYEPAPQVAELLSKADVIFVNGLKLEDPTAELARENMKQGADLIEIGSATLPESEYIYDYSFPKNEGKPNPHLWTDPLFANKYAAVIRDELTKRDPKNAAYYEANYKEFDTQATALADALRADQKTVPAGKLKLLTYHDAYAYFAKDFGWTIIGAVQPKNFSDPTPAEVADLIEQVKRQKVPAIFGSEVFPSSVLEEIGRATGARYEESLRDDDLPGTPGEADHSWIGLMKYDYMTMIKGLGGTTTNLDALNTVPSTPDTAVYPQ, from the coding sequence ATGCGCCGATGCCTCACCAAGGTGGCCCTCCTTGGCTCAGTTGCCGTCGTGCTCTCGGCTTGCTCTTCAAGCACAGATGCGCCCACGGCTTCAGACAAGCTGTTGGTCGCCACCACGGTTTCGCCGATCACGTCGATTGCATCAAGCATCGGCGGAGACAAAGTCTCAGTCGAGGGAATCGTTCCTGAGGGAACCAACAGCCATACCTATGAGCCCGCCCCGCAGGTAGCCGAACTTCTGAGCAAGGCGGACGTCATCTTTGTCAATGGACTCAAACTTGAAGATCCAACGGCAGAATTGGCTCGAGAGAATATGAAGCAGGGTGCAGATCTCATCGAAATCGGTTCTGCGACTCTGCCCGAATCGGAGTACATCTACGACTACTCCTTTCCCAAGAATGAAGGAAAGCCCAATCCACATTTGTGGACCGACCCGCTGTTCGCAAACAAGTACGCGGCCGTTATTCGAGATGAGCTCACCAAGCGCGATCCGAAAAACGCCGCCTACTACGAGGCCAACTACAAGGAATTCGACACACAGGCCACTGCCTTGGCTGACGCCCTGCGCGCAGATCAAAAGACCGTGCCTGCGGGCAAGCTCAAACTCCTGACGTACCACGACGCCTACGCCTACTTCGCGAAGGATTTCGGTTGGACAATCATTGGAGCAGTGCAACCAAAGAACTTCTCTGACCCAACTCCTGCAGAAGTAGCCGACCTGATCGAACAGGTCAAGAGGCAGAAAGTGCCGGCGATCTTTGGCTCAGAAGTGTTCCCGTCGTCAGTGCTCGAAGAGATCGGTCGCGCTACCGGCGCGCGCTACGAGGAATCCCTACGCGACGACGATCTTCCTGGCACTCCCGGCGAGGCTGACCATTCCTGGATCGGACTCATGAAGTATGACTACATGACCATGATCAAGGGCTTGGGCGGCACAACAACGAATCTTGATGCCCTCAACACCGTTCCATCAACTCCAGACACAGCCGTATACCCGCAGTGA
- the moaC gene encoding cyclic pyranopterin monophosphate synthase MoaC: MTSERLTHLDDEGHARMVDITEKSVAVRKATATARVRMAESTIALLRNGRLPKGDALAVARVAGIMAAKRTPELIPLCHPIAIHGVEVELFIRDDTVDITATVRTADRTGVEMEALTAASISALTIIDMIKGVDRLAFVEALQVESKEGGRSGTWVRP; this comes from the coding sequence TTGACATCGGAAAGACTCACGCACCTTGATGACGAAGGTCACGCGCGAATGGTCGACATCACTGAGAAATCAGTAGCAGTGCGGAAAGCCACTGCGACTGCGCGAGTCCGAATGGCCGAATCAACGATTGCACTCTTGCGCAATGGACGACTCCCAAAGGGTGACGCCCTGGCAGTGGCACGGGTAGCCGGAATCATGGCTGCCAAGCGCACACCTGAACTCATTCCTCTTTGCCATCCCATTGCCATTCATGGGGTCGAAGTTGAACTCTTCATCCGTGACGACACCGTCGACATCACTGCGACTGTTCGCACTGCCGACCGAACCGGAGTTGAGATGGAGGCCCTCACCGCTGCCAGCATTTCAGCGCTCACGATCATCGACATGATCAAAGGCGTCGATCGCCTTGCGTTTGTTGAGGCGCTGCAGGTGGAATCCAAGGAGGGCGGGCGTTCCGGCACTTGGGTACGCCCGTGA
- a CDS encoding NarK family nitrate/nitrite MFS transporter: MSSESQALIDSEGAGTLGRSEDEILGRTSGRWVHHWEPEDQTFWESIGARVAKRNLQFSIYAEFLGFSVWLLWSVIAVKLNDVGFAFSADQLFWLVAIPSLVGALLRLPYTFAVPKFGGRNWTIISALLLVIPCLGLAWAVSHPSTPFWAMLLIAATAGFGGGNFASSMANISFFYPEKEKGWALGLNAAGGNIGVAFVQAPFIISAIVVIGGGLTLARAGWVWLPFIALAAFLAWKLMDNLSDAKADFASSAKAAHRSNTWIMAFLYVGTFGSFIGFAAAFPLLIKTQFPDINALTFAFIGALVGSLIRPLGGRLADRFGGAIVTIFAFFVMTLGVLGAIWSISLKSFPLFLATFILLFASTGIANGSTYRMIPAIFQAKALIGGSSVMQARRESAAAIGIISAVGAFGGFLVPRTFAWSTGTYGSMVPAFLAYTTLYLVMATVTWFFYKRPGSLLAEAGV, encoded by the coding sequence ATGTCAAGTGAGTCGCAGGCACTGATCGATAGTGAAGGAGCAGGAACCCTTGGTCGCTCCGAGGATGAGATCCTCGGGCGCACCTCAGGTCGCTGGGTTCATCATTGGGAACCAGAGGATCAGACCTTCTGGGAATCGATTGGTGCTCGGGTTGCCAAGCGCAATCTCCAATTCTCCATTTATGCGGAGTTCCTCGGATTCTCGGTCTGGCTGCTGTGGAGCGTCATCGCCGTCAAGCTCAACGATGTCGGCTTCGCCTTCAGCGCGGACCAGCTTTTCTGGCTGGTAGCGATTCCAAGCCTGGTCGGCGCCCTGCTTCGACTGCCCTACACCTTCGCGGTACCGAAATTCGGTGGACGCAACTGGACGATCATCTCGGCTCTGCTGCTGGTCATCCCGTGCCTTGGACTTGCCTGGGCTGTCTCGCACCCGTCAACCCCGTTCTGGGCCATGCTGCTCATCGCGGCCACAGCGGGCTTCGGCGGCGGCAACTTCGCCTCGTCCATGGCAAACATCTCCTTCTTCTACCCCGAGAAGGAAAAGGGTTGGGCACTTGGACTCAATGCCGCAGGCGGCAACATCGGCGTTGCCTTCGTGCAGGCGCCGTTCATCATCTCGGCGATCGTGGTGATTGGCGGTGGGCTCACCCTGGCTCGCGCCGGTTGGGTCTGGCTGCCCTTCATCGCGCTGGCCGCGTTCTTGGCCTGGAAGCTCATGGACAACCTCTCAGATGCCAAGGCCGATTTCGCATCCAGCGCCAAGGCAGCCCATCGTTCGAACACCTGGATCATGGCCTTCCTGTACGTCGGAACCTTCGGCTCCTTCATCGGCTTTGCTGCAGCATTCCCGCTGCTCATCAAGACACAGTTTCCTGATATCAATGCTCTGACTTTCGCCTTCATCGGTGCCTTGGTTGGTTCCTTGATTCGTCCTCTGGGCGGTCGTCTCGCTGACCGATTCGGCGGCGCAATCGTGACGATCTTCGCGTTCTTTGTCATGACGCTTGGCGTGCTTGGCGCAATCTGGTCGATCTCGCTGAAGAGCTTCCCGCTCTTCCTCGCAACATTCATCCTGTTGTTTGCGAGCACTGGTATTGCCAATGGCTCGACCTACCGGATGATCCCGGCGATCTTCCAGGCCAAGGCGCTCATCGGTGGCTCGAGCGTGATGCAGGCTCGGCGAGAGTCGGCAGCCGCAATCGGCATCATCTCTGCAGTGGGTGCCTTCGGCGGATTCCTGGTACCTCGCACCTTCGCGTGGTCCACCGGAACCTATGGATCAATGGTTCCTGCGTTCCTGGCCTACACCACTTTGTACTTGGTCATGGCCACCGTGACCTGGTTCTTCTACAAGCGCCCAGGTTCGCTGCTGGCCGAGGCTGGCGTGTGA
- a CDS encoding NTP transferase domain-containing protein, translating to MDSVGQPKQWSAVILAGGRGSRMGGQDKAGMTLGGVPALEWILKALPDDAEVIVVAPQRETSRKVTFCLEEPRFGGPVAALAEALEYVTTPWIAVLGGDMPYAGVLAVRLIAELQLSGGSGLVPVDADGRRQPLGMVVPTQRLADAIASLQPVSGRAMHELTSRLACEDRQMNEQESQWLQDFDTATDLHALRTAGGVASLGSATFGNAAADGVHMSLERWVQELRAELGVEDEIDIDAILDLARVAAHGVQRPAAPLTAYMLGIAVARGVDFKLAASAIELAASSWEKSDVEDSD from the coding sequence GTGGACTCCGTAGGCCAGCCAAAGCAATGGTCTGCAGTCATTCTCGCTGGTGGGCGAGGTTCGCGCATGGGCGGGCAAGACAAGGCGGGCATGACTCTCGGCGGGGTGCCTGCGTTGGAATGGATCCTCAAGGCGCTACCGGATGATGCTGAAGTGATCGTTGTTGCTCCGCAGCGTGAGACTTCCAGGAAGGTGACCTTCTGCCTCGAAGAACCTCGCTTTGGTGGTCCGGTGGCCGCTCTCGCTGAGGCTCTTGAATACGTCACGACCCCGTGGATCGCAGTTTTAGGTGGGGACATGCCGTACGCGGGAGTACTCGCAGTTCGTCTGATTGCCGAGCTCCAGCTCTCCGGAGGATCTGGACTGGTGCCTGTCGATGCCGATGGAAGGCGTCAACCTCTGGGAATGGTTGTTCCAACGCAAAGACTCGCGGATGCCATTGCCAGTTTGCAGCCGGTTTCTGGTCGTGCCATGCATGAACTGACATCGAGGCTCGCTTGTGAAGATCGGCAGATGAACGAGCAAGAGAGTCAATGGCTTCAGGACTTCGACACCGCGACTGACCTCCACGCGCTCCGGACCGCGGGAGGGGTAGCGTCGCTCGGTAGCGCAACATTCGGCAACGCTGCGGCGGACGGAGTTCACATGAGCCTTGAACGATGGGTGCAAGAGCTGCGCGCTGAGCTAGGCGTTGAGGATGAGATCGACATTGATGCGATTCTTGACCTTGCTCGCGTTGCAGCGCACGGAGTGCAAAGGCCGGCCGCGCCATTGACGGCGTACATGCTCGGGATTGCGGTTGCGCGTGGAGTCGATTTCAAGCTAGCCGCCTCAGCGATCGAACTCGCAGCTTCCTCGTGGGAGAAATCCGACGTGGAAGACAGCGACTGA
- a CDS encoding MoaD/ThiS family protein has product MSDKSGVVHVRLFAAAKAAAGIAEIDVAAGTIGSISRELISQFSALASILPSCSFLVDGAQPPQGGDLASVGRGAVLDVLPPFAGG; this is encoded by the coding sequence GTGAGCGACAAGAGCGGAGTAGTCCACGTGCGGCTGTTCGCCGCCGCGAAAGCAGCAGCAGGCATTGCTGAGATTGATGTCGCGGCCGGCACAATCGGCAGCATCAGTCGTGAGTTGATATCTCAGTTCTCAGCACTCGCATCGATCCTGCCGTCGTGCTCCTTTCTCGTTGACGGTGCGCAACCCCCGCAAGGGGGCGATCTCGCAAGTGTTGGCCGTGGTGCTGTGCTCGACGTGCTGCCACCCTTTGCTGGCGGCTGA
- a CDS encoding MoaD/ThiS family protein, whose amino-acid sequence MSATVRIPTILRTYTAGAAEVTADGTTLQEVITSLEVQFPGIATRVLDDNGQLRRFVNVYINDDDVRFIDGLASPTADGAHISIIPAVAGG is encoded by the coding sequence ATGAGTGCCACAGTCCGCATCCCCACCATCTTGCGCACCTACACCGCGGGGGCAGCCGAGGTGACCGCCGATGGCACGACCTTGCAAGAGGTCATCACCAGCCTTGAAGTCCAGTTTCCCGGCATCGCAACGCGTGTGCTAGATGACAACGGCCAACTTCGTCGCTTTGTGAACGTCTACATCAACGATGACGATGTCCGCTTCATCGATGGCCTGGCATCACCTACCGCTGACGGCGCGCACATCTCGATCATCCCCGCTGTTGCCGGAGGCTGA
- the moaA gene encoding GTP 3',8-cyclase MoaA, with protein sequence MTLLDSFGRVHRDLRVSLTDRCNLRCTYCMPEDFGAWTPRADLLTRAEIVRVVSVAVDNGVTAVRLTGGEPLLHPEVVEIVRDIARLPNAPRIALTTNGLLLATLATPLAQAGLARVNISLDTLDRKRFAEITKRDRLDEVLAGIQGAQQAGLRPLKINAVLMRGVNETEAVALLRTAIAQDWSLRFIEQMPLDAGGIWSRSTMVTAAETLELLRGAFELEPLGGRGSAPAEEFIVDGGPATVGIIASVTQPFCGNCDRLRVTADGQVRNCLFARSESDLRSILRNPELNELQRDSAITRVFGSSVAAKLAGHGIDDPLFLQPSRPMSAIGG encoded by the coding sequence ATGACTCTCCTGGACAGTTTTGGCCGGGTTCATCGCGATCTGCGTGTCTCACTCACCGATCGATGCAATCTGCGCTGTACCTACTGCATGCCCGAAGATTTTGGCGCCTGGACTCCACGAGCCGATCTGCTGACTCGTGCAGAGATCGTGCGCGTGGTCAGCGTGGCAGTCGACAACGGCGTGACCGCAGTTCGCCTTACTGGCGGGGAACCACTGCTGCATCCGGAAGTCGTTGAAATTGTGCGTGATATCGCCCGGCTTCCGAACGCCCCAAGAATCGCGCTCACAACCAATGGGCTTCTCCTTGCAACACTCGCAACTCCCCTAGCCCAAGCCGGGCTCGCCCGGGTGAACATCAGCCTGGACACCCTTGACCGCAAGCGATTTGCTGAGATCACCAAGCGTGATCGTCTGGATGAGGTCCTTGCAGGGATCCAAGGGGCTCAGCAAGCTGGATTGCGTCCCCTCAAGATCAACGCCGTGCTGATGCGAGGAGTGAACGAAACTGAAGCTGTTGCGCTTCTGCGAACGGCAATTGCCCAGGATTGGTCATTGCGATTCATCGAACAAATGCCATTGGATGCCGGCGGTATCTGGTCTCGATCCACGATGGTGACTGCCGCAGAGACCCTGGAGCTGCTTCGAGGTGCGTTTGAACTTGAACCCCTCGGGGGCAGAGGTAGCGCGCCAGCGGAGGAGTTCATTGTTGATGGCGGTCCGGCAACCGTGGGGATCATCGCCAGTGTTACGCAGCCGTTCTGCGGCAATTGCGATCGCCTGCGAGTCACTGCCGATGGCCAAGTTCGCAATTGCCTGTTCGCTCGCTCGGAGTCCGATCTGCGCAGCATTCTTCGCAATCCAGAACTCAATGAACTTCAGCGCGATTCGGCGATCACACGAGTCTTTGGCTCATCTGTGGCGGCCAAACTTGCGGGGCACGGAATTGACGATCCGCTGTTTCTTCAACCTTCACGACCCATGTCCGCAATCGGCGGGTGA
- a CDS encoding Fur family transcriptional regulator has protein sequence MNWGEQLREHDIRITPQRQLVIETVERLHHSTSEEILSEVNKSFQGVNLSTIYRALEVLEDAGLVAHTHLGHGAPSYYIVNGSEHIHLVCNICSQSECIGEGVANELRVQVHAQHGFDVDMGHLSIHGTCRSCTELAQFLEPAQIAVGH, from the coding sequence ATGAACTGGGGAGAGCAACTTCGCGAGCACGACATCCGCATCACCCCGCAACGACAACTCGTAATTGAGACGGTCGAGCGGCTCCATCACTCCACCTCGGAAGAGATTCTGTCGGAGGTCAACAAGTCCTTCCAGGGCGTGAACCTCTCCACTATCTACCGAGCGCTGGAAGTTCTTGAGGATGCTGGCCTCGTCGCACACACACACCTTGGCCACGGAGCACCCAGTTACTACATCGTCAACGGCTCAGAGCACATCCACCTTGTGTGCAATATCTGCAGTCAATCAGAGTGCATCGGTGAAGGCGTCGCCAACGAGTTGCGCGTCCAGGTGCATGCGCAGCATGGCTTCGATGTCGACATGGGACACCTGTCGATTCATGGCACTTGCCGCAGCTGCACTGAGCTCGCCCAGTTCCTGGAGCCTGCTCAGATTGCGGTCGGCCACTAG
- the thrC gene encoding threonine synthase, translated as MSQRGLAKMTATLGTDPELGSAHALKCRECGALYPLDASYACFECFGPLEVAYQPRSITREEIEAGPLSMWRYEALLPVVPGAGHRPGLQPGFTKLVRADNLAAALGAKAVWVKDDSGNPTHSFKDRVVAVALENARRLGFETIACASTGNLANAVAAAAARAGLKSVVFVPSNLEAGKIVTTAVYGGVLVAIGGNYDDVNRLCTEVAAARDWGFVNVNLRPYYAEGSKTVGYEIAEQLGWRLPDAIVSPIASGSLLTKVDKSFREFVELGLVADHPTQIFGAQATGCSPVSQAFQAGQDFVKPVKPDTIAKSLAIGNPADGPYALDVVRRTKGAIADVTDDEIVEGIKLFAETEGIFAETAGGVVVGTYRKLLREGLIDPAAEVVLLNTGDGLKTLDAVAPTSGPTITVSPSYDEFEAAYTEVIK; from the coding sequence ATGAGCCAGAGAGGCCTCGCAAAGATGACAGCAACATTGGGTACCGACCCAGAACTCGGCTCCGCTCATGCCTTGAAGTGCCGCGAGTGTGGTGCGCTGTACCCACTTGACGCCAGTTACGCCTGCTTTGAGTGTTTTGGTCCCTTGGAAGTGGCTTACCAGCCAAGAAGCATCACCCGCGAGGAGATCGAAGCGGGTCCTCTCTCAATGTGGCGTTATGAAGCACTGCTTCCTGTGGTTCCCGGAGCCGGCCATCGACCAGGCCTGCAACCAGGGTTCACCAAACTTGTGCGTGCTGACAATCTTGCGGCTGCCCTTGGTGCCAAGGCAGTGTGGGTCAAGGATGACTCCGGCAATCCCACTCATTCATTCAAAGACCGCGTGGTTGCTGTTGCCTTGGAAAATGCGCGCCGCCTTGGTTTTGAAACCATTGCTTGCGCCTCGACCGGAAATCTTGCAAACGCAGTTGCTGCAGCTGCTGCACGTGCCGGATTGAAGTCAGTGGTGTTCGTCCCCTCCAATCTTGAGGCGGGCAAGATTGTCACGACCGCCGTGTATGGCGGTGTACTCGTTGCCATCGGAGGCAACTACGACGATGTCAATCGTTTGTGCACCGAGGTGGCCGCAGCGCGCGACTGGGGTTTCGTCAATGTCAACCTTCGGCCCTACTACGCAGAAGGCAGCAAGACCGTTGGCTACGAAATCGCTGAGCAACTCGGATGGCGACTTCCTGACGCGATCGTGTCTCCCATTGCATCGGGCTCCTTGCTGACCAAGGTCGACAAGTCATTTCGTGAGTTCGTTGAACTTGGACTGGTAGCTGATCATCCGACTCAGATCTTTGGTGCCCAGGCAACTGGATGCTCACCGGTTTCGCAGGCCTTCCAGGCAGGTCAAGATTTCGTCAAGCCCGTAAAACCCGACACCATCGCGAAATCACTTGCTATCGGCAATCCAGCAGACGGTCCGTACGCGCTGGATGTCGTACGTAGAACCAAGGGTGCGATTGCTGACGTCACTGATGACGAGATCGTCGAGGGCATCAAGTTGTTCGCCGAAACTGAAGGCATTTTCGCTGAAACCGCCGGTGGAGTCGTCGTTGGCACCTACCGCAAGTTGTTGCGCGAAGGCTTGATCGATCCGGCGGCAGAAGTCGTGCTGCTCAACACGGGCGATGGCCTCAAAACCCTCGACGCCGTCGCACCAACCAGCGGTCCGACTATCACCGTTTCCCCGTCATACGACGAATTTGAAGCTGCTTACACGGAGGTCATCAAATGA
- a CDS encoding molybdopterin molybdotransferase MoeA codes for MRSPQEYLASLLAGIEPLPSSAIPLATANGCVLAEDIAARWALPSFANSAMDGYAVQAKDVLTASEEQPVRLQVIEDIPAGSWPKSELTSGTAARIMTGAPIPTGADAIVRVEHTDGGMPVVEVRSPAGSHIRSIGEDIEPGQVVLAKAQVMTSRTIALAAAVGRATVLVHPNPRVALLSTGSELVEPGQPLQPGQISDVNGIMLELCLRELGATVIRSTIIEDDPATLAEALATAAGQADLVITTGGVSMGAYDTVKEVLTSLGTVNFERVAMQPGMPQGFGYIGSKATPIVTLPGNPVSALVSFEVFIRPLIRLLQGHGQLPFSSGTVVSGEAFPSPKDKMQFVRARLEQGDKMTAWQVGAQGSHILGGLAQADCLVIVPAECTQVQAGDTLEFIDLRRETR; via the coding sequence ATGCGGAGTCCGCAGGAATATCTGGCCTCGCTCTTGGCAGGCATTGAGCCACTTCCGTCATCCGCGATTCCTCTCGCAACAGCCAATGGCTGCGTGCTTGCCGAAGACATTGCAGCGAGGTGGGCGTTGCCATCGTTCGCAAACTCCGCAATGGATGGCTACGCCGTTCAGGCGAAGGATGTCCTCACCGCGAGCGAAGAACAACCAGTTCGGTTGCAGGTGATCGAGGACATTCCCGCAGGATCATGGCCTAAGTCTGAGCTCACCAGCGGCACCGCTGCGCGCATCATGACCGGCGCTCCAATACCAACTGGTGCCGATGCCATCGTTCGCGTGGAACACACTGACGGCGGGATGCCAGTGGTCGAGGTCCGCTCACCAGCGGGCAGTCATATTCGAAGCATTGGCGAAGACATCGAGCCGGGTCAGGTGGTGCTGGCCAAGGCACAAGTGATGACTTCTCGCACGATCGCCCTAGCTGCAGCAGTTGGACGAGCAACAGTGCTCGTGCACCCCAATCCGAGAGTGGCGCTGCTTTCGACTGGAAGCGAGCTTGTAGAACCCGGCCAGCCCTTGCAGCCTGGTCAGATCAGCGACGTCAACGGCATCATGCTTGAACTCTGCCTCCGCGAGCTTGGCGCAACTGTCATTCGATCGACGATCATCGAAGATGACCCAGCAACTCTGGCCGAGGCACTTGCAACTGCCGCCGGCCAAGCGGACCTTGTCATCACCACCGGCGGAGTCAGCATGGGCGCATACGACACAGTCAAAGAGGTGCTCACCTCCCTTGGCACTGTGAATTTCGAACGCGTTGCGATGCAACCAGGCATGCCACAGGGATTCGGCTATATCGGATCGAAGGCAACACCGATCGTGACTTTGCCGGGCAATCCGGTGAGCGCACTCGTCTCTTTCGAAGTCTTCATTCGACCGCTCATTCGACTGCTCCAAGGTCACGGGCAACTGCCGTTCAGCAGCGGAACCGTGGTCAGCGGCGAAGCTTTTCCTTCACCAAAGGACAAGATGCAATTTGTGCGCGCACGTTTGGAGCAAGGCGACAAGATGACGGCTTGGCAGGTGGGCGCGCAAGGTTCGCATATTCTCGGCGGACTCGCGCAAGCCGACTGCCTCGTCATCGTGCCCGCCGAATGCACGCAGGTCCAAGCCGGTGACACACTTGAATTCATTGATCTGCGAAGGGAGACTCGTTGA
- a CDS encoding DUF3618 domain-containing protein has product MAIDSVETSDPVLLALIADIAEARLDLLSSIEELKSELTPAAMAKRGLGVVAGAFVDEDGSVRPKRVAAVAGTLASVVALKVLGRIRRSK; this is encoded by the coding sequence GTGGCCATTGATTCCGTTGAGACCAGTGATCCGGTTCTGCTTGCCTTGATTGCTGACATAGCCGAAGCGCGTCTTGACCTGCTGTCTTCTATCGAGGAACTCAAGAGTGAGCTCACGCCCGCTGCCATGGCCAAGCGCGGGCTCGGTGTGGTCGCCGGGGCCTTCGTCGACGAGGATGGAAGCGTCCGCCCCAAGAGGGTTGCAGCCGTCGCCGGCACTTTGGCCAGTGTCGTGGCACTCAAGGTGCTCGGACGCATTCGGCGCTCCAAGTAA